Proteins co-encoded in one Colletes latitarsis isolate SP2378_abdomen chromosome 2, iyColLati1, whole genome shotgun sequence genomic window:
- the LOC143351520 gene encoding uncharacterized protein LOC143351520 isoform X1 — MSTDHHGGKGYTPLPQSISNTDTEDEEDCLAQQNEAPKGRTDDTLTETTTIHENGAYYPLDETKNVANRMKNGQDMLKYYRDDIPIMVVEGNEQNDLWKRRDMSLLRRFCLVTSILLCVVTIIIFLYVLPCDNSVVCPSIMEPQSPISWDKTLRGMELHGPISIIRGNPSNLIFLVRGQRFKGNDTNKDQRQISAKGGGIISMQGNSGLPLWLVRLERPPTEIDCISVDTDRSGKPDCIVAGDQGLLASIEPIAGTIHWSSKIHTFNKLPVILSDIDSDEVNDFLSVEVTMKNTSNLVLLSGRSGHLLGRYSPGNCLSIDIYNLVFNNTISYACYDNNRESVIRTMTFLELVHAMKLSETHKQLVMKSTFHLFKTLKLDDENYTWRPIPYHYVSIENEGTCPGEFCKASVNLTLQKFGNQSVTIWDHVSPNSFVSKPAFLYMPEEPYTIGFAIKFWQWVDSIPEYTKTVSGITERRLIERVLIVFVNYTDVRMETSQSDITQLCQGTDCQPNVNSRAYFSSIEIDSLSEDGFPELITYWSSYDVESPEVLTSKVQVVKLDSIVSSLPRINV, encoded by the exons ATGTCGACTGATCATCATGGTGGAAAAGGTTACACACCTTTGCCACAAAGTATAAGCAACACGGATACCGAAGACGAAGAAGATTGTTTGGCTCAACAAAATGAAGCCCCTAAGGGACGTACTGATGATACACTAACA gaAACAACAACAATTCATGAGAATGGAGCCTATTATCCATTAGATGAAACAAAAAATGTGGCAAATCGAATGAAAAATGGACAAGATATGCTTAAATATTACAGGGATGATATACCCATAATGGTAGTTGAAGGAAATGAACAAAATGATTTATGGAAACGACGTGATATGTCTCTTCTTCGACGATTTTGTTTAGTTACTTCCATATTGTTATGCGttgtaacaataattatatttctGTATGTTCTACCTTGTGACAATTCAGTAGTATGTCCTTCAATCATGGAACCTCAATCACCAATATCATGGGATAAGACTTTACGAGGAATGG AATTACATGGTCCTATTTCTATTATTCGCGGAAATCCATCAAATCTTATATTTCTCGTTCGCGGGCAGCGATTCAAAGGGAACGATACAAATAAAGATCAAAGACAAATATCAGCGAAAGGAGGAGGAATTATATCGATGCAAGGAAATAGTGGTTTGCCGCTGTGGCTGGTTCGTTTAGAAAGACCACCTACTGAAATTGACTGTATTTCAGTTGATACAGATCGATCTGGAAAACCAGATTGTATAGTTGCTGGTGATCAAGGCCTCTTGGCTAGTATTGAACCTATTGCAGGCACTATACATTGGAGTTCAAAAATCCATACGTTTAATAAACTACCTGTGATTTTATCAGATATTGATTCAGATGAAGTTAACGATTTCTTAAGTGTAGAAGTAACAATGAAAAACACGTCTAATCTTGTTCTTTTATCTGGAAGAAGTGGTCATCTTTTAGGACGTTACTCGCCTGGAAATTGTTTATCAATAGATATATACAACCTTGTTTTTAATAATACTATATCTTATGCCTGCTATGACAATAACAGGGAAA GTGTGATTAGAACTATGACTTTTCTAGAATTAGTTCATGCCATGAAATTATCAGAAACACATAAGCAACTTGTAATGAAATCAACATTTCAtttgtttaaaacattaaaactcGATGATGAAAACTATACTTGGAGGCCTATACCGTATCATTATGTATCTATAGAAAATGAAGGGACATGCCCTGGAGAATTTTGCAAAGCTAGCGTAAATTTAACGTTACAAAAATTTGGGAACCAGTCAGTAACAATTTGGGATCATGTTAGTCCTAATTCTTTTGTGTCAAAACCAGCCTTCTTATATATGCCTGAAGAACCTTATACTATTGGTTTTGCAATTAAATTTTGGCAATGGGTTGACTCAATACCTGAATATACAAAGACAGTATCTGGTATTACAGAAAGAAGATTAATAGAGAGGGTATTAATAGTTTTTGTAAATTATACAGATGTACGTATGGAAACAAGTCAAAGTGATATCACTCAATTGTGTCAGGGTACAGATTGTCAACCAAATGTGAATTCGCGTGCTTATTTTAGTTCAATTGAAATTGATTCTCTTAGCGAAGACGGATTCCCAGAATTAATAACTTATTGGTCCTCCTATGATGTAGAATCACCTGAAGTGTTAACATCTAAGGTGCAAGTTGTAAAATTAGATTCAATTGTATCTAGTTTACCGCgtataaatgtttaa
- the LOC143351520 gene encoding uncharacterized protein LOC143351520 isoform X2, translated as MRNKGHLKETTTIHENGAYYPLDETKNVANRMKNGQDMLKYYRDDIPIMVVEGNEQNDLWKRRDMSLLRRFCLVTSILLCVVTIIIFLYVLPCDNSVVCPSIMEPQSPISWDKTLRGMELHGPISIIRGNPSNLIFLVRGQRFKGNDTNKDQRQISAKGGGIISMQGNSGLPLWLVRLERPPTEIDCISVDTDRSGKPDCIVAGDQGLLASIEPIAGTIHWSSKIHTFNKLPVILSDIDSDEVNDFLSVEVTMKNTSNLVLLSGRSGHLLGRYSPGNCLSIDIYNLVFNNTISYACYDNNRESVIRTMTFLELVHAMKLSETHKQLVMKSTFHLFKTLKLDDENYTWRPIPYHYVSIENEGTCPGEFCKASVNLTLQKFGNQSVTIWDHVSPNSFVSKPAFLYMPEEPYTIGFAIKFWQWVDSIPEYTKTVSGITERRLIERVLIVFVNYTDVRMETSQSDITQLCQGTDCQPNVNSRAYFSSIEIDSLSEDGFPELITYWSSYDVESPEVLTSKVQVVKLDSIVSSLPRINV; from the exons atgCGGAATAAAGGACATTTAAAA gaAACAACAACAATTCATGAGAATGGAGCCTATTATCCATTAGATGAAACAAAAAATGTGGCAAATCGAATGAAAAATGGACAAGATATGCTTAAATATTACAGGGATGATATACCCATAATGGTAGTTGAAGGAAATGAACAAAATGATTTATGGAAACGACGTGATATGTCTCTTCTTCGACGATTTTGTTTAGTTACTTCCATATTGTTATGCGttgtaacaataattatatttctGTATGTTCTACCTTGTGACAATTCAGTAGTATGTCCTTCAATCATGGAACCTCAATCACCAATATCATGGGATAAGACTTTACGAGGAATGG AATTACATGGTCCTATTTCTATTATTCGCGGAAATCCATCAAATCTTATATTTCTCGTTCGCGGGCAGCGATTCAAAGGGAACGATACAAATAAAGATCAAAGACAAATATCAGCGAAAGGAGGAGGAATTATATCGATGCAAGGAAATAGTGGTTTGCCGCTGTGGCTGGTTCGTTTAGAAAGACCACCTACTGAAATTGACTGTATTTCAGTTGATACAGATCGATCTGGAAAACCAGATTGTATAGTTGCTGGTGATCAAGGCCTCTTGGCTAGTATTGAACCTATTGCAGGCACTATACATTGGAGTTCAAAAATCCATACGTTTAATAAACTACCTGTGATTTTATCAGATATTGATTCAGATGAAGTTAACGATTTCTTAAGTGTAGAAGTAACAATGAAAAACACGTCTAATCTTGTTCTTTTATCTGGAAGAAGTGGTCATCTTTTAGGACGTTACTCGCCTGGAAATTGTTTATCAATAGATATATACAACCTTGTTTTTAATAATACTATATCTTATGCCTGCTATGACAATAACAGGGAAA GTGTGATTAGAACTATGACTTTTCTAGAATTAGTTCATGCCATGAAATTATCAGAAACACATAAGCAACTTGTAATGAAATCAACATTTCAtttgtttaaaacattaaaactcGATGATGAAAACTATACTTGGAGGCCTATACCGTATCATTATGTATCTATAGAAAATGAAGGGACATGCCCTGGAGAATTTTGCAAAGCTAGCGTAAATTTAACGTTACAAAAATTTGGGAACCAGTCAGTAACAATTTGGGATCATGTTAGTCCTAATTCTTTTGTGTCAAAACCAGCCTTCTTATATATGCCTGAAGAACCTTATACTATTGGTTTTGCAATTAAATTTTGGCAATGGGTTGACTCAATACCTGAATATACAAAGACAGTATCTGGTATTACAGAAAGAAGATTAATAGAGAGGGTATTAATAGTTTTTGTAAATTATACAGATGTACGTATGGAAACAAGTCAAAGTGATATCACTCAATTGTGTCAGGGTACAGATTGTCAACCAAATGTGAATTCGCGTGCTTATTTTAGTTCAATTGAAATTGATTCTCTTAGCGAAGACGGATTCCCAGAATTAATAACTTATTGGTCCTCCTATGATGTAGAATCACCTGAAGTGTTAACATCTAAGGTGCAAGTTGTAAAATTAGATTCAATTGTATCTAGTTTACCGCgtataaatgtttaa